The Gopherus evgoodei ecotype Sinaloan lineage chromosome 4, rGopEvg1_v1.p, whole genome shotgun sequence nucleotide sequence GTATTTACCAAATCATGGACAATCTTGAGCAATCCCATGCTACACAGCTCAGTTACTTTATCAGTTTGCAAAAATGATGGAGCTAAGTCTACATCAGTTTTGTCACACCtgagccaggtctacactagaaacttttgcagACATAGTAATGTCatctaggggtgtgatttttttataccagcaaaagtccTGGGTaaaatgcagttataccagcgcAAGAGTGCTTTTGGTGTTATAGCTTATTTAGTTCAGGGGACTGATATAAACTATACCAGCAAGCTATATCTACAGTAGGGCCTCGTCTGCACTACAAAAGCTTTGCTGGAACTGGGTGAGAGTTCTGTAGAACTATTCCAACAAGTGGGGAACATAGAAATGAAATACTTTTCTCCAATACCTAAAAATTCTTGAAGACACTTGTACTGACAGGACAATGGAGACAAcgatcttttctttttttgaaagagTAATGAAAATAGCTCTGCTATTTTCCTGCAGGGCTTGGTGCTGGCATCCGGCAGTTGAGACCTGAAGGAAAGGCAAAGCGAACTGCTGAACTCCTTTCCCTTTCTGGCCTTACTGGGAAATTGGAAATGTAGGTCTGGGTCATCTTCAAGGATGGGTTCTGACACAAATCAACAGTCTCTAGGACTGGGCAAGGAGGCAGTACAGAAAGTGAGGGCTGCCGTGGACCCTGAAATGCATCATGAAGAGAACTGCTAATTTTTGGAGGAGTAGAGGCAGACACAGTGGTGCTATGCTTTGCACAAAATAAGTCTTCATCCTTCTTTCCTAGGAACAATAGACTAATCTCTTCTTGTAAAGATCCAGCAGCCTGTGCCTGAGGTTTCTGCTCTGGAGGGAATCCCTTCCCCATTGCTTGGGTGTTCTCTGATACAGAGTTCCAGCTGACCAAGTCTCTTGCTCCTGACTCCATTTCAAAGGGTGGATTTTTATAGCCGATTCTAGACTTTTTATTTTCCCAGTTATCTACCACTTGCTTCTGCTCATCATCCTTTTGATGAAGTGGATCTTGGGGATGGAAGGATGTCTTTTTAAAGGCTGCTCCATTAGAAGAAAGCCAACAACTATCCTCTCGTTTTTCTTCCACTTCTGCTGCCTTCTTTCCTTTGGATTCCACTGGTGGTCTGATCAGGAGACCTTCCTCATTTACCTTGTACTTTTTTAATGCTTTCTCTCTTCGCAGCTTTTGGAAatctgccagctgctgcagctcctctggcagctcCATACAAGAGATCTGATTAAaaagacaaagggaaaaaaacacaggCAGAGCATAAGAGACCTCTGTACAAGTCACAGCCTAACAGAATAATCACCTGTCATTAAAATTGTTTACTATAGTGCCTCCCAAATTTAATGCAATTCCTATCTTCCAGAGAAACTAAACACAAAAAACTTGAAACTTCCTTCTTAAAGGCAACCTACAACAGAAAAAATGTTGGCCTTGTactcttttttgcttctttatgatgtataaagaactgaaagttttttaaaaaaataaaatcgtCCTGCtcatttttacattagaaatttagGCTGATCTACTCTGAAAGGCTTTCTGCATTAGGGAATTGTAGTAAAAAAATGTCCTACTGATGATACCACCAGTTCAGCTGCGCTGGTGGTGCCTCTCTTTTAGACAAGACTCCAGTGGCTTCTTGGGTTTTTACTGCCATGTCATTTAAACATGGTTGGTAGAATTCCCTAGTGTGAACTGGAGAACTAAGGAAATGACCATATCACAAGAgtaaaaaaaagactgaaagaaagacaccccccacccccaaaaccccAAACAACTAGGAGGGAAAGGGATTTTCAGACAGTTTAAaatctgctgattttttttttaaacagctattcCAAtgttgtgacataccagggtacaatccagactaataagCAGCTATGTCACCCCTGCCCTCTcacctggggtgccctttacaatgcTTTACTGCTGTAGCTTCCACCCTAGATGGCTCACAAACAACTTCCAGCATGCAATTCACTCCCAGCTAAATCTGTgtatgctgcagccagccagccataccTTTGCTCTTACCAGCCTTTGTTATAGTGCAAGGTGACCCCTACACAATCCCAGTCTCAGATTTCCCCCAAAAATGTATGTCTTGaattgcccagccctctcctaagCAGTACAAATTAATATAAAAGtccatatttctttaacagaAATAATATGCACATGCCATCTTGTTAGCCCAAATGGcgtttcccagacacttcaatttaaaacacactggattagaacaaacaaaacaagtttattaactacaaagagagattttaagtgactgcaagtaatgagacataaaagtcagaaacGGTTACAAGACAAAGTGCAAATGATGcttaacaaactatgttaaattgaAAGCAAAGTTTTTCTTATCACATACTCTCatcagtcttactgaccaaactgcTTAGGCCAGGACCCCTTTTCCAGTTCAACAGGTGCTTCTTTTTCACCTCTAGAACATGAATTGGTGGACAAAGAGGAGGGGTGCGTTGAGGTGTCTGGCTCTCCTTTTTATATTGTCTCTTGGAAAATAtttccagctgagattctggagacaAAAGTCTACGGAGAAGGATGTTCCCTGTCACTTTTCCTCACTTGTTTGGAGTTCCTTTGTCtacccttcctgcttgatgactctgtttactacttaaatgcaaattaagcagcacacacattcctttgtttgagacagacctgtttgccaacttctgttGTGGTTTGGAACATGTTAACAACATTATACAGAGAAACCGTATAACTTACATGCAATATTGGCACACATTTTATCAGGGCAACagtgatcagcaaattatgagttttcagatgatacctctcaaggcatactttgtacaacatttattacaatagtgtgtaggatgTGGACACAGGGCTACATTGTCACAAAAGTATACTTAACATCCTGGACAGAGGATATCTTTGCTAAAGATTCACACCTCCACCTTTTAAATTAAGGTGCAAAAAGTTCACTAACATGCTCAGAGACATCAAGCAGGTCCTTCAACTAAACCAGAGAGAAGGCAATCCCCAGGCCTTGTAACATATGAAGCAAGCAGTTTCAGGCCATCCTTATACATCATACACATGGTCTTGGCTTAGTGCCTTTATGTATGTATTGTTAAAATCCCCTATTCATTGCTCTAAGTGCCTACATAACATAAACATACATAAAGAATGTCACATTAATACCTACCCAGCCCTTTAGGACCACAAGTCTTCTCCTTTCAATCCACTCTCACCCACTTAACCACCCCCTCAGAAAGGCCTAGAGAAATAGATAAGCCTCCTAGCTTGCCCTGAAGGTCAATGGCTTGGCTCCACTGGATCAAAATGGTAGCGGTAGTAAATTCTAGTGTAAAATGCCTTGAATTGAAAATGTCCTGTCATCAGTCCTGTCCTGTTTGACCAGGAGGACATGTGTCTACCATGTCAAGTGCTGAGATATCCTacagggagaggggaagccaGGACCGAAACCATTTAGTCTGGGTCACTTGGAAACAAACTTGAAGCCAGTGCAATCTGTGGAGCACAAGCATAGCATGCTTTCAATGAGAAGTAAATAGGCAATCATTCTGTACCAGATGAACGTTCGAAGTGGTTCTCAGGAGTAGCTGTACAGAGCACATTGCAGTAGTCTGTTCTAGACGTGACCTGCCATGGTTTCCTGTGTCTCTACACAAAAGACTGACAGATCTGCATCCAAAAGAAAATTTTGACAAATATAAATGGGGGAAAAGCACTCTTGATCATTTCCTGTAACAAAGACATTGTCCAAATAACACTGTATGCCATTCAGTCCCTTCAGGATCTCTTCCATGGCTTTCTGGAACAGGACAGGTGTTAATGTGATACCAGAAAGCCACCTGTTGTAACAAAATACACCTTTTTGTGTGTTGATTGCGAGATGCTGCATCAATCTCTATCTGTAGGTATGCATTGAGCAAATCCAAATTATTGGAACAATGTCCTCCACTAAGAGTAGTGAACAAATCTTCAGTAGGAGGTAGTGGATACTGGTCTGCACATAAAACTGGATTCAGCATCACTTTGAAATCTCCACAAATTTGACCTGAGCCATTCTTCTTGATTACTGGTACAATAGGTGTAGCCTATTCACTGTGTGAAACCAGTGACAAGATTCCAATATTCTCACTCAACGGTCCAAATTAGCCTCCACCAGAGGCTTCAGAGCATAAGGCACAACTGTGCACTGGCAATACTGTATTTTGGCTGTCTGTCACACTTAACAGTGAGCTTCACTGACATGTTGCTCATCTGTACAAGTTCTTTTTCAAAAACTTTAGAATATCTATCAAATATTTTCTGAAGAttttgataggtttcagagtggtagccgtgttagtctctatcagcaaaaagaatgaggagtacttgtggcatcttcgagactaacaaatttatttgagcataagctttcgtgggttaaaaccctctaaggtgccacaagtactcctcgttctttttgaaGATTTTGAGGTGCTTTCATGATCACCTTGATCTCAGTCCAATTCACACTGAGTATGTCTCAAGCCAAGATCTACCAAATAATAGTGGAAACTTTCCTTCAATCACATATTGTAAGTGTAAAACAACTAAATTGTCCATCTAGTTGAAATTTTACCTGGAGTATCGCTTTTGGGACCAAACTTTTCCCCATTACAAGTCTTCAGAACTGTGTAAGTTTATTCAAGAGGAACTAGTGACAAAGTCTGGTGATAGGTAGATGCAGAAATCAGTGAGATGGCATCTCCAGTATCATGCTCCATTCTTGTATGAACTCCTTTGATCAAACATATGACCCAGAAGCCATCGCTGACTGCGGCTTCTGATAACACATGTAATGTTAGGTCTTGGTCATTGTCACTAGAGCTCATCTCTTTCCGCATTATGAATTCCCGAATTCCATCCTTTCTTAGGTTCAATCTTCATAGGTGTCTTCTTGGATGGATGGTTACTCTGTGTTGATCGCTGAGCTGAGCAACAGGTCATGGCAATGTCTCTTTTCTTCAGGCACTTTCTGCAAATAAACTAGCCTGGCCAGCAATCCTTCTCAGTGTATGTAGTTTGTGCCACAACGGCCACATGGAAattccttccagtcctgtggGCTTCTGTTTCACCGATTCATGAGATGAACTTCTTGGTTCACACTAAATTCCAGAGACTACTTCACTGCAGTTTCCATTGCAATTGATACTTCAACAGCCTTCTTGAATGTAAGCACTGATACAGTCAGTAACGTCTTCCAAACTGGGTCATTGCTTAATCCAGAGAATAACTGATCAATCAGGGCATCACTTAATTTTTACCCAAACTGACAATGCTCGAACAACTTCCTTAGAGCAGCAACAAACTATGCTACCAACTCTCCACTTCCCTGATGGAACCAATAATGTTCTGCTATCATTGATGgagtagaagaaaaatgctgtggaCGTAGCGGTTCTGGACGCAGTTGGAGACAATAGCAGTCCATATGCCTTCAGACCCATCACTATTAGCAAGGTTGAAACGCGTTCATTTGGAATGGTGTCGCAGATTACAAATTGCTCAAAACATTTGAGGTACAACACCATTCACTATTTGGATTGTCACCAAATTCACCAGCAATGCCCACAAAAGTTGCCATTTCTTTGTTCTCCTGTTTGACTTAACCTTCTTGACCACTTTTTGTCTCACAGTGCACTAACAAATAAAAGAGTTTCTCTATCTGTACTCCTTctgcagaattcttccattgtctgtacttgggctccctctgctggttATAAACTCTCAATGCAGTTTTAAACTGCTTGCCTGCCACTTGCATTTGCTCAATCAATATGGCTGCTTGCTTTCCCCTCACTGCTTTGTTTGCAGGAGCTCCAGGCAGCAACCTATTCCTTTGTTCTGCTTTTAATTGTCAGTTTCCCCCTCTCTAGCTGGCTGGTTCACACTGTCCCAGCAGCAAAATCAGCAGTCTGCCACCTTGAGCCTCTAGATaaacttttccccttttttcaTAGTATGATttgcttagggtatgtctacactacgggataattccgattttacataaaccggttttataaaacagattgtgtaaagttgagtgcacgcggccacactaagcacattaatttggcagtgtgcgtctACGGTCCGAGgatagcgtcgatttccggagcgttgcattgtgggtagctattccgtagctatcccattgttcccacagtctcccccgccccttagaattctgggttgagagcccagtggctgatggggcaaaaatcattgtcgcgggtggttctgggtaaatgtcgtcagtcattccttcctttgggaaagcaacggcagacaatcatttcgcgccctttttccctggattgccctggcagacgccatagcacggcaaccatggagcccattcagcttttttttttttttttttttttttttttttttttttttttttacagtcaccgtatgtgtattggatgctgcggacagaggcgatactccagcgctacacagcagcattaatttgcttttgcatgatagcagagatggttaccagttgttctgtactgtctgctgccagtgtaatttggcaatgagatgacagttatctgtccttctgtgctgtctgctgctatcatgggtgcccctggctgagatcggccaggggcacaaaagcaaaactgggaatgactccctgagtcaattcctcctttatggtttctaaaaatagagtcagtcctccctagaatatggggcaagtgtactagagagcacagccactccgtgtcagatcccgcagaaatgatgagctacatgccattcacgggggggtgcccctgcaacaaccccacccgttgcttccctcctcccccaaccttcctgggttactgtggcagtgtcccccccatttgcgtcatgaagttataaagaatgcaggaataacaaacagtgacttgttagtgagataaaatgagggggaggcagcctccaggtgctatgacagtccaggcaggacattaagcggtgcgggggagaggagcccagcatgctgctgctatgatagtccaggcagtacagaatcttttctttacacaggaaagggagggggctgatggagctcagcccccagttgctatgatgaagacggttaccagccgttctgtcccatctactgggaatgaccatgggtcaaatggacgctcatggagggagggaatcattcctatttttacccaggcgcccctgaggccagccaggggtattcagcagttatcaagcacgggctgatggtgacgacggatagcagtcatattgtaccgtctgccaccggggtggggagaaaagagtagatactgctcttcactgctgcagcatcgcgtctaccatcagcattcagtagacatagggtgacactgaaaaaagtcaagaaatgatttgtttcccttttctttcacatggtggggggagggagtaaattgacgagctataccctgaaccacactggacaatgtgtttgaacctacaggcattgggagctcagtcaagaatgcaaatactttttggagactgctgtagactgtgggatagctggagtcctcagtaccccctccctccctccatgagcgtccatttgagtctctggcttcccattacacttgtcacgcagcactctGTAgcctctagattttttttttttcaaatgctttgccatttcgtcttctgtaacggagctttgatagaacagatttgtttccccatacagcaatcagatccagtatctcccgtacggtccatgctggagctctttttggatttgggactgcattgccacccgtgctgatcagagctccacactgggcaaacaggaaatgaaaatcaaaatttcgcggggcttttcctgtttacctggccactgcattcgagttgagattgctgtccagagcggtcacagtggtgcactgtgggataccacccggaagccaataccgtcgatttgcggccacactaaccctaatccgatatggtaataccgattttagcgctactcctctcatcagggaggagtacagaaatcgatttaaagagccatttatatcaatataaagggcctcgtagtgtggatgggtacagcgttaaatcggtttaacactgctaaaattggtttaaacgcttaatgtagaccaggccttaatgttTTTTCTCAGGCAGAGGCGGCAGTAGACACTTGTGGGATAGAAATCCTGCATCTCAAAATGTTGTATTTGGACCCAGCGAAGGaggagacagacaaaaggggagctTATAGGAACACAGCTGTCTGGTGCTCCCTTTATTACTCAGGCTGCAAAACTGAAAACAGCAGGAAAGTGAGGCTTTGCACTTGGGAGGGAAGAGCAATCAAACATTCAAAGGGGAAGGACATCACAGATGCTTTTAAATTGATTTCATTTAGTTAGTTACGGTACCAAGTTTAATTCAATTCAAGAGTGTCTACACAGTggttttgcactgatttaaataaatcagttttaaaacagattttactTAAACTAGTGGAACTGTGTGTTTAACAGAAGGCCATAAACTACTGAACATCTAGTTGTTCCTCCCACAGCACACAGAGATTACGTCTGCTAGTGCAAGTGTAGCTGaaagcacagttgccaactttcatgtggtaaataTGCACCCCAACTTttacaataagccaaaaatcaagctaatcccatttcaaaaaaaaaaatcaaaacaagtcAATCCCTAACAACCTCAAcactatgtgactagatccccccagcgTCCAGTctaggactgtggtgggcctgctgtgcaccccgacTCTCTCCCCCATCTTGCCCCTGCTGGCCGggagcagataaaaaaaaaagcagcagtaaCAAGCTataagaagcaacaagctacaagccaaaaactagccaacaagcaactcacaagccaattaagccaaaaacaagcccaatttctgcatgtgtgtgtgggtttGGCATGAGTATGAAATGACTAGAAACAGAAGTGAAACCgactattttcattgtccaagctgagagctttttaaaaaggaagcagGTAGTGAAAAGAAAATTAGATCATTAAATGTGAGAACTATTTAAATTttaacagcaattaaaaaaaataggtaaggatttttttttaaatgaacatggcCAGATTAATTCTCAATCTAAATCCTATAAAGTCAATGGATTAACACCAAAGATTTGACCCATTGTTAGTATGGGTATTCCATTAAAGtaacccactttttttttttttttttttttggtaaactggtggggaggggaaaataaatttatgcttttttgcttctttattacATATAATGATGGTCTAAAAGGTTGGGTTTGTCCCCACCCCTTTTTCTGCATgtattttacattagaaattcaggtcccTTCAAACCTATTTTCCCTGAAGACCATGGATAcctttttcttcctttgcaggtcacctttacaagaaatatttattattatggcATCTTCCCCTTCATCTGTGAAGCAACAGTGACATCTAGTGGATGAAGCCGTATGAGTAGTCCCAGGGATTTAAACTTGCACTTTGTTGAACTGGGGCCAGACCAGGAAAAGTTTAGATTGTGTTTCCTTCTTAAAGCTGAGCTACATTATTTAATTAGCTATtaccattgtaaataagaaatgagGCTGCGACATATCCACAGAGGAAAAATGTTCTAAAATATTCTACTGCTCCACATTTAAATGACAAACATGAGATAAGGAATAATAATCTCCAAGGTAGGTATTCCAAGCCCCAAGTCCTGGTGAAGTGTGATCCAGTGATGCAAAAGGATGGATTAGAGGTCCTTTCCAATCTCAGTCACCTGAATTCTTCAGCAAGTCTATTTCTAGACATACCCTTCAGATATTGAATCCAATGCAGAAATTCTAGTGAggcttaggaaaaaaaaatctcagcgaCCTAAAGTGATTCTCAATGCAGGGGACAAGTCAAAAGCCAAAGGAAATCCTGCTCATGTGGGTCTCAGatatgatttttcatatttgttttctaTGCATTGATTAAAGATTATAATGATAGTATACTgtatactttttaaaacaatggCTTCTAAAATTATACACTGAAAGAAAAAATctgcatacttttaaaaaatattcatacATCCAAgactaacatttttttaaaccttcaatCCTAGGCCCAAATTACATGGTTTCTACTGAAACGTGTGTTGATGGTAACTCAGACCTTTATTACTGTAAACCAGGGATAAAATACTAATGAAgaccctgatgctgcaaacacttACGCAAGTGCTTAATTAtatacatgagtagtcccattcaaTGGGATTGTTCATGGATATGTTTACCTATATGCatgtaaatgtttgcaagattgaGGCCTATAGGTGGGGTTTTATTAAGGGAACCAAATTGGAGAATACATCTAAGAGAGTTGTTGCAGAGAGGGTTATGGAGGTGCTAGGAAATGGAGTGATAGCAGAAGGAATGCAGATGCCTAGGAATATATGCACCAGAATGTATGCACAATGAGCAGCAAGATCATTTTGAAAAGCATTGCAGCTTCTTTCCCTGAGATCAGCAGCCCTTCAAGCATCCTTGCTGATTCTGGTTTGTGTAACAGTTCTTTCCTCCTGATATCAGGAGTTTTGTAACAACAACCCACATCCCAGAACCACTTTCATAaggacggccatactgggtcagaccaaaggtccatctcgcccagtatcctgtcttccaacagtgaccaatgccaggtgccccagagggatgaacagaacaggtaatcatcaagtgatccatcccctgttgcccattcccagcttctggcaaacagaggctagggcaccatccctgcccatcctggctaatagccattgatgaatatTTCAAGATGGATGCTCCCACATTTCTTCAAGTATCACAACAGCCACTGCAAGGAATTCTGGCATGAGTCTGACAAGCTCTCTGAAAGCAAGGATGAAAACTATTATCCATGAATTTGAACTAATAAGATGTCTCAAGAAGGCAAGGTAaggaaaatagttttaaaagaaatatttcttggTAAATGGAGGAATGTGTGTATTTGAATTGCAGATGCACAGAATAGTTGACATATCTATAGTTATGCATGAATAATAACTCTGTGGTAGTTAAGAGTGGGAGGTAGGCAAAATGACACTAAGTGATACAGCCAATCTGAGAATCGAGTGAGACAGCGTCTACCTCTGTGCTCCCCAGCAGATCTGCAGATCCCTCTCGATATGAATTTAAGTATCCATCCACCAAGGTTGTTAAGTCAGACATCATCTCATCCAGTAGCAACAAGCGGAGAGGTAGAAGGTAAACGGTTTCCAGAGCCAACACTTTCAGGAGTAAAGGTGGAAGAGGTCTCACAAACCATATATGAGGATTCTCCTGCATTTcccaaatataaatgaaaaaaaaaacaacccaccaatTAACCTAGCAAAAATGTTAGCAAAGTTAAGAGCAATTTTTGCCCATGTGCTTTGTTTTCTCACCTGCTCACACTGTATTTCCAGATGCTCGTAATATTCTCAGTGCTGTTGAAGCACATGttagcatctgatgaagtgggctgtagcccacgaaagcttacgctcaaataaatgttagtctctaaggtgccacaaatactcctgttctttttgcggatacagactaatacggctgctactctgaaacctgttagcTATACCACTGCAGTAGCACCCTCTAAGACCTTCTCTGTGCACAGAAGTTTTGCCAGTTTAACTAATCCAA carries:
- the EXD1 gene encoding piRNA biogenesis protein EXD1 isoform X1 — encoded protein: MDPSSDYQFLNEILGKAVKITLKCGVFQGILQHVDSSRSIILSRVKNLETGRSMAGVKMFFAYEIVNVELREELEQDAARGAATPIRDNLVTRGTEMDRGEPADHSPQSSCISLESQATTLSNLKYTLAGEEEEENMKYIVIDQFQQKFGPAMLHIKKQSVLGVAAEGVNLCRHGRLCWLQVATRSRVFLFDIFFLGPRVFKNGLQVVLEDKNILKVMHDCRLISDCLSHQYGIILSNVFDTQVADVLHFSNITGGFLPHRISSLQECLMRHLKMSPRKVSFLAYRQQAVQENPHIWFVRPLPPLLLKVLALETVYLLPLRLLLLDEMMSDLTTLVDGYLNSYREGSADLLGSTEISCMELPEELQQLADFQKLRREKALKKYKVNEEGLLIRPPVESKGKKAAEVEEKREDSCWLSSNGAAFKKTSFHPQDPLHQKDDEQKQVVDNWENKKSRIGYKNPPFEMESGARDLVSWNSVSENTQAMGKGFPPEQKPQAQAAGSLQEEISLLFLGKKDEDLFCAKHSTTVSASTPPKISSSLHDAFQGPRQPSLSVLPPCPVLETVDLCQNPSLKMTQTYISNFPVRPERERSSAVRFAFPSGLNCRMPAPSPAGK
- the EXD1 gene encoding piRNA biogenesis protein EXD1 isoform X2; translated protein: MAGVKMFFAYEIVNVELREELEQDAARGAATPIRDNLVTRGTEMDRGEPADHSPQSSCISLESQATTLSNLKYTLAGEEEEENMKYIVIDQFQQKFGPAMLHIKKQSVLGVAAEGVNLCRHGRLCWLQVATRSRVFLFDIFFLGPRVFKNGLQVVLEDKNILKVMHDCRLISDCLSHQYGIILSNVFDTQVADVLHFSNITGGFLPHRISSLQECLMRHLKMSPRKVSFLAYRQQAVQENPHIWFVRPLPPLLLKVLALETVYLLPLRLLLLDEMMSDLTTLVDGYLNSYREGSADLLGSTEISCMELPEELQQLADFQKLRREKALKKYKVNEEGLLIRPPVESKGKKAAEVEEKREDSCWLSSNGAAFKKTSFHPQDPLHQKDDEQKQVVDNWENKKSRIGYKNPPFEMESGARDLVSWNSVSENTQAMGKGFPPEQKPQAQAAGSLQEEISLLFLGKKDEDLFCAKHSTTVSASTPPKISSSLHDAFQGPRQPSLSVLPPCPVLETVDLCQNPSLKMTQTYISNFPVRPERERSSAVRFAFPSGLNCRMPAPSPAGK